One region of Oxalobacteraceae bacterium OTU3CAMAD1 genomic DNA includes:
- the rsgA gene encoding ribosome small subunit-dependent GTPase A produces the protein MIEIDFALLRRIGLTHAIAAQLHQYPDDTRLARITEIQRDWITVHDGHEEFRARALPALHDEHLAVGDWVLGTVRDHDERWLCALVPPTTHIARRGNDGRHHRLVSNVDTALLVMGLDHDFNPRRLERYLAIVQSAGVQPVVVLSKADIGDDVAQRVEQLRQRLPADIPLLAIDGTSDDAARQLAPWLEAGQTLVMLGTSGAGKSTLTNTLAQAGQSTGGVRKGDGRGRHTTTSRSLHQCAGGACIIDTPGLRSWQPDTDEAGLAAAFGDIDALAADCQFRDCRHSGETGCAVQGAIDADRLRNYHKLLREARRGQQTPLDRIADVAKWKVMQRAAQARSKARRG, from the coding sequence ATGATAGAGATCGACTTCGCCTTACTGCGCCGCATCGGCTTGACGCACGCCATCGCGGCCCAACTTCACCAATATCCCGACGACACGCGCCTGGCGCGCATCACCGAAATCCAGCGCGACTGGATCACCGTCCATGACGGACACGAGGAATTTCGCGCCCGCGCGCTGCCGGCGCTGCACGACGAACACCTGGCCGTCGGCGACTGGGTGCTCGGCACGGTGCGCGACCATGACGAGCGCTGGCTATGCGCGCTGGTGCCGCCCACCACCCACATCGCGCGGCGCGGCAACGATGGCCGGCATCACCGCCTGGTCAGCAACGTCGACACGGCGCTGCTCGTGATGGGACTCGACCACGACTTCAACCCGCGCCGCCTGGAGCGCTACCTTGCGATCGTACAGAGCGCCGGCGTGCAGCCGGTGGTGGTGCTAAGCAAGGCCGACATCGGCGACGACGTGGCGCAACGCGTGGAACAATTGCGCCAGCGGCTGCCCGCCGACATTCCGCTGCTGGCCATCGACGGCACCAGCGACGATGCCGCGCGCCAGCTGGCGCCTTGGCTGGAGGCGGGACAAACGCTGGTGATGCTGGGCACCTCCGGCGCCGGCAAATCGACCTTGACCAACACCCTCGCGCAAGCGGGCCAGTCGACCGGTGGTGTGCGCAAGGGCGACGGGCGTGGCCGCCATACGACCACCTCGCGTTCGCTGCACCAGTGCGCCGGCGGCGCCTGCATCATCGACACGCCCGGGCTGCGCAGCTGGCAACCCGACACCGATGAAGCCGGCTTGGCGGCGGCGTTCGGGGACATCGACGCTTTGGCGGCCGATTGCCAGTTCCGCGATTGCCGGCACAGCGGCGAAACGGGTTGCGCCGTGCAGGGGGCGATCGACGCCGACCGCCTGCGCAACTATCACAAGCTGTTGCGCGAGGCGCGGCGCGGCCAGCAAACGCCGCTGGACCGCATCGCCGATGTCGCCAAGTGGAAGGTCATGCAACGCGCCGCCCAGGCGAGGTCGAAAGCCCGGCGCGGTTGA
- a CDS encoding helix-turn-helix domain-containing protein: MSTNRKLPLSDEELEVFEATRDLGAELLQAGKEMKAGLGRVVYSPLIAARENTGLTREQFSVLLGITPGELTEMEQERQQPDGAIRTLIAIALNHPEALVAVANRTQEALVP; the protein is encoded by the coding sequence GTGTCTACGAATAGAAAATTGCCTCTCAGCGACGAAGAGCTGGAAGTATTCGAAGCGACCCGTGACTTGGGCGCCGAGCTGCTACAGGCGGGCAAGGAAATGAAAGCGGGTCTGGGGCGGGTCGTGTACTCACCGCTGATTGCGGCCCGTGAAAATACCGGTCTCACACGGGAACAATTCTCGGTTTTGTTGGGAATCACCCCAGGTGAGCTCACGGAGATGGAACAAGAGCGTCAACAACCGGACGGCGCCATACGCACCCTGATTGCCATCGCCCTCAACCATCCCGAAGCATTGGTCGCCGTCGCGAACCGAACTCAAGAAGCACTAGTGCCATAA
- the atpD gene encoding F0F1 ATP synthase subunit beta has product MADGKIVQCIGAVVDVEFPRNAMPKVFDALKMEGSELTLEVQQQLGDGVVRTIALGSSDGLRRGMMIQNTGKPIMVPVGKATLGRIMDVLGNPIDECGPVAHDQIASIHRTPPAYDELSPSQDLLETGIKVIDLVCPFAKGGKVGLFGGAGVGKTVNMMELINNIAKAHSGLSVFAGVGERTREGNDFYHEMADAKVVDLENPENSKVAMVYGQMNEPPGNRLRVALTGLTMAEAFRDEGKDVLFFVDNIYRFTLAGTEVSALLGRMPSAVGYQPTLAEEMGRLQERITSTKTGSITSIQAVYVPADDLTDPSPATTFGHLDSTVVLSRDIASLGIYPAVDPLDSTSRQLDPLVVGQEHYDTARAVQGTLQRYKELRDIIAILGMDELAPEDKLLVARARKMQRFLSQPFHVAEVFTGAPGKYVSLKDTIKGFKMIASGELDHLPEQAFYMVGTIEEAIEKAKKLN; this is encoded by the coding sequence ATGGCTGATGGCAAAATCGTTCAGTGTATCGGCGCTGTGGTGGACGTTGAGTTTCCCCGCAACGCGATGCCTAAGGTATTCGATGCCTTGAAAATGGAAGGCTCCGAGCTGACCCTGGAAGTACAACAACAGCTGGGCGACGGCGTGGTCCGTACCATTGCTCTGGGTTCGTCCGACGGCCTGCGCCGCGGCATGATGATCCAGAACACCGGCAAGCCGATCATGGTGCCAGTGGGCAAAGCGACCCTGGGTCGCATCATGGACGTGCTGGGCAACCCGATCGACGAATGCGGCCCGGTCGCTCACGACCAGATCGCTTCGATCCACCGCACCCCTCCTGCATACGACGAACTGTCGCCATCGCAGGACCTGCTGGAAACCGGCATCAAGGTTATTGACCTGGTTTGCCCGTTCGCCAAAGGCGGTAAGGTCGGTCTGTTCGGTGGCGCCGGCGTCGGCAAGACCGTGAACATGATGGAACTGATCAACAACATCGCTAAAGCGCACTCGGGTTTGTCCGTGTTCGCCGGTGTGGGTGAGCGTACCCGCGAAGGTAACGACTTCTACCACGAGATGGCCGATGCCAAAGTGGTCGATCTGGAAAACCCAGAGAACTCCAAAGTGGCGATGGTTTACGGTCAGATGAACGAACCACCAGGCAACCGTCTGCGCGTCGCGCTGACCGGCCTGACCATGGCTGAAGCGTTCCGTGATGAAGGCAAGGACGTTCTGTTCTTCGTCGACAACATCTACCGCTTCACGCTGGCCGGTACCGAAGTATCCGCACTGCTGGGCCGTATGCCTTCCGCAGTGGGTTACCAGCCTACCCTGGCCGAAGAGATGGGCCGTCTGCAAGAGCGCATCACCTCGACCAAGACCGGTTCGATCACCTCGATCCAGGCCGTGTACGTTCCAGCGGATGACTTGACCGACCCGTCGCCAGCGACCACCTTCGGTCACCTGGATTCGACCGTCGTTCTGTCGCGTGACATCGCCTCGCTGGGTATCTACCCTGCGGTCGATCCACTGGACTCGACCTCGCGCCAGCTGGACCCGCTGGTCGTCGGTCAAGAGCACTACGACACCGCGCGCGCTGTTCAGGGCACCCTGCAGCGCTACAAGGAACTGCGTGACATTATCGCGATTCTGGGTATGGACGAACTGGCGCCGGAAGACAAACTGCTGGTCGCCCGTGCACGTAAGATGCAGCGTTTCCTGTCGCAGCCGTTCCACGTTGCTGAAGTGTTTACCGGCGCGCCTGGTAAATACGTCTCGCTGAAGGACACGATCAAGGGCTTCAAAATGATCGCTTCGGGCGAGCTCGATCACCTGCCGGAACAAGCGTTCTACATGGTCGGCACGATCGAAGAAGCAATCGAAAAAGCCAAGAAACTCAACTAA
- a CDS encoding alpha/beta fold hydrolase: MDSENIIINVPDAGTISGTHWPADNPRALVLLHPATGVPQGYYQSFARYLASLGLSVLTYDYRGIGRSRPASLRGYDVSMSDWIDHDVPTVTAWAQGRFPQLPLLAIGHSIGGHAIALSPSSGALRAAVMLASHAGASHTIKGWAERQRVRFIMRVLAPILVAVKGYMPNKRLGFGEDLPGTAMTQWRRWTTLPRYFFDDPAMAAESRMAQLRIPLLVVSFEDDPWANARAVQMLISPLKNAQMERWHLNPRVAGMPPVGHMGFFKKRFEQELWGKVATWLMAAVPK; the protein is encoded by the coding sequence GTGGACAGCGAAAATATCATCATTAACGTGCCTGATGCGGGCACGATCTCCGGAACCCACTGGCCGGCTGACAATCCACGCGCGCTGGTGCTGCTGCATCCGGCCACCGGCGTGCCGCAGGGCTACTACCAAAGTTTCGCCCGCTATCTGGCTAGCCTGGGGTTGAGCGTGCTCACCTACGACTATCGCGGCATCGGCCGCTCGCGTCCGGCCTCCTTGCGCGGTTATGACGTCAGCATGTCGGACTGGATCGATCACGACGTCCCGACCGTCACGGCGTGGGCACAAGGGCGGTTTCCGCAGTTGCCGCTGCTGGCCATCGGCCACAGCATCGGCGGCCATGCGATCGCCTTGTCGCCGTCGAGCGGAGCGCTGCGCGCGGCGGTGATGCTGGCGTCGCACGCCGGCGCCTCGCATACCATCAAGGGCTGGGCCGAGCGTCAACGCGTGCGTTTCATCATGCGCGTGCTGGCACCGATATTGGTTGCGGTGAAAGGCTATATGCCCAACAAGCGCCTGGGCTTCGGCGAAGACTTGCCCGGGACCGCGATGACGCAATGGCGCCGATGGACCACCTTGCCGCGCTACTTCTTCGACGATCCGGCGATGGCGGCCGAATCGCGCATGGCGCAACTGCGCATCCCGTTGCTGGTGGTCAGCTTTGAGGACGACCCATGGGCCAACGCCCGCGCCGTCCAGATGCTGATATCTCCGCTGAAAAACGCGCAAATGGAGCGCTGGCACCTCAATCCGCGCGTAGCAGGCATGCCGCCGGTCGGCCACATGGGTTTCTTTAAAAAACGCTTCGAGCAAGAGTTGTGGGGCAAGGTGGCGACGTGGCTGATGGCGGCGGTGCCCAAATGA
- a CDS encoding type II toxin-antitoxin system RelE/ParE family toxin yields MFTVVETPMFQSRWPLYWSEEERGDFASFIAAHPNAGTVVPATGGVRKVRWRRMGSGKSGGVRVIYFTRSAAGEIVLLTLYAKADTANLSSAILKEIRRVYE; encoded by the coding sequence ATGTTTACCGTCGTCGAAACGCCGATGTTCCAAAGCCGCTGGCCTCTCTACTGGAGCGAGGAGGAGCGGGGAGATTTCGCATCATTCATCGCGGCTCATCCCAACGCAGGAACAGTGGTGCCAGCTACCGGTGGCGTGCGCAAGGTGCGTTGGAGACGGATGGGATCAGGCAAGTCTGGCGGTGTCAGAGTTATTTATTTCACGCGCTCAGCGGCCGGCGAAATTGTCTTGCTGACATTGTACGCAAAAGCCGATACCGCAAATCTATCGAGTGCGATACTTAAGGAAATTCGCCGTGTCTACGAATAG
- a CDS encoding helix-turn-helix domain-containing protein — protein sequence MMNKLMADDRYKGVVHPAAVGKVFRLERYLPEPDLAPFVEYFWLVAWQLPPGVVHVQRTLPSPCIHVVFDSGRSGVFGVMTGAFEYTLRDSGRVLGTRFRPGAFRGFLGRPVQSITDQELPLSSLFHCDDADAERDVLGAPDDAGMVAAASAILRGALPPHDPQVERIGTILQTIKDHPDITQVQQLADQLGISVRRLQLLFKEYVGASPKWVIRRNRLLDAADQLANGTDVDLATLAQALGYYDQAHFTTDFEKLVGKPPADYRRSCKTPTA from the coding sequence ATGATGAACAAGCTGATGGCCGATGACCGCTACAAAGGTGTGGTGCATCCGGCGGCGGTGGGCAAGGTCTTCCGGCTGGAGCGCTATCTGCCCGAGCCGGATCTGGCGCCATTTGTCGAGTACTTCTGGCTGGTCGCGTGGCAATTGCCGCCAGGCGTGGTCCACGTCCAGCGCACCCTGCCCTCGCCATGCATCCACGTGGTGTTTGACAGCGGCAGAAGCGGCGTGTTCGGCGTGATGACGGGCGCCTTCGAATACACGCTGCGCGACAGCGGCCGCGTGCTGGGCACACGGTTCCGGCCGGGTGCGTTTCGCGGTTTTCTCGGCCGGCCGGTGCAATCCATCACCGACCAGGAACTGCCGCTGTCGTCGCTGTTTCACTGCGACGACGCCGACGCCGAACGCGATGTGCTCGGCGCGCCCGACGACGCCGGCATGGTCGCCGCCGCCAGCGCCATCCTCCGCGGCGCGCTGCCGCCGCACGATCCGCAAGTGGAACGCATCGGCACGATATTGCAGACAATTAAAGACCATCCCGACATCACGCAAGTCCAGCAACTTGCCGATCAACTGGGTATCAGTGTGCGCCGGCTGCAACTGCTATTCAAGGAATATGTCGGCGCCAGTCCGAAGTGGGTCATCCGCCGCAACCGCCTGCTCGACGCCGCCGACCAGCTGGCCAACGGCACGGACGTCGACCTCGCCACCTTGGCGCAAGCGCTGGGCTACTACGACCAGGCCCACTTCACGACGGACTTTGAAAAGCTGGTGGGCAAACCGCCAGCCGACTACCGCCGCAGCTGCAAGACACCAACGGCCTGA
- a CDS encoding sensor histidine kinase, with the protein MSISAFIRNNMTEILAEWTAFAEKTAPPEGEMTKLALTDHAQQILTAIALDIDTHQSDQQQYDKSQGEDIDLGPEESAAAIHGRLRHASNFSLLQLSSEFRALRATVLRLWLPGVTQMSDETINDMVRFNEAIDQALAESIVTYSERADRTRDLFLAVLGHDLRAPLATISLVGELLARQDASPEQIATLAERTKRSAMLMSAMVKDLLGFARLQMAAGMPTTRTPLQTADVCKTAVADAQAMFPNADIVFHTEGDLHGEFDDIRLLQLVTNLLINAAQHSDKGTPVTLSAHGDADAITLKVANIGPVIPAESLQTIFQPLVQLEPAGGPDARPKTSLGLGLFIAQEITAAHDGTISVASSETDGTVFTVRFPRDR; encoded by the coding sequence ATGAGCATCTCCGCCTTTATCCGCAACAACATGACGGAGATCCTCGCCGAATGGACCGCCTTCGCCGAGAAAACCGCGCCACCCGAAGGGGAAATGACCAAGCTGGCGCTCACCGACCACGCCCAACAGATCCTGACCGCGATCGCGCTCGATATCGACACGCATCAGAGCGATCAACAGCAGTACGACAAATCCCAGGGCGAGGACATCGATCTGGGCCCCGAGGAAAGCGCCGCCGCCATCCACGGACGGCTGCGCCACGCCAGCAACTTCTCGCTGCTTCAGCTCAGTTCGGAATTCCGGGCGTTGCGGGCGACGGTGCTGCGGCTGTGGTTGCCGGGCGTGACGCAGATGTCGGACGAGACCATCAACGACATGGTGCGCTTCAACGAGGCCATCGACCAGGCGCTGGCCGAATCCATCGTCACCTATTCGGAGCGGGCCGACCGCACGCGGGACCTGTTCCTGGCCGTGCTGGGCCACGATCTGCGGGCGCCGCTGGCCACCATCTCACTGGTTGGCGAGCTGCTCGCGCGGCAGGACGCGTCGCCGGAACAAATCGCCACGTTGGCCGAACGCACCAAGCGCAGCGCCATGCTGATGAGCGCGATGGTGAAGGACCTGTTGGGATTCGCCCGGCTTCAGATGGCTGCCGGCATGCCGACCACGCGCACGCCGCTGCAGACCGCCGACGTCTGCAAGACGGCCGTGGCCGACGCGCAGGCCATGTTTCCAAACGCCGACATCGTCTTCCACACGGAGGGCGACCTGCATGGCGAGTTCGACGATATTCGCCTGCTGCAGCTGGTCACCAATCTGTTGATCAACGCCGCGCAGCACAGCGACAAGGGCACGCCGGTGACCTTGTCCGCGCACGGCGACGCCGATGCCATCACGTTGAAGGTGGCCAACATCGGGCCGGTGATCCCTGCCGAATCGCTGCAGACCATCTTCCAGCCGCTGGTGCAGCTGGAGCCGGCCGGCGGACCCGATGCGCGTCCCAAGACCAGTCTGGGTCTGGGCTTGTTCATCGCGCAGGAAATCACCGCCGCGCACGACGGCACGATCAGCGTGGCGTCGAGCGAGACCGACGGCACCGTGTTCACCGTGCGCTTTCCGCGCGATCGCTGA
- a CDS encoding F0F1 ATP synthase subunit epsilon, with protein sequence MANTIHVDVVSAEELIYSGEAEFVALPGEQGELGIYPKHTPLITRIRPGAVRIQVPGQAEEEFVFVAGGLLEVQPGAVTVLADTAIRGKDLDEVKAAAAKKRAEEALANNTSGIDYAKAQAELAAAIGQLAAIAKLRAKH encoded by the coding sequence ATGGCAAATACTATTCACGTTGACGTGGTTTCCGCCGAGGAGTTGATCTACTCCGGCGAAGCCGAATTCGTCGCGTTGCCGGGCGAACAGGGCGAGCTGGGGATCTATCCCAAGCACACGCCTTTGATCACCCGCATCCGTCCGGGCGCGGTCCGCATCCAGGTACCAGGTCAAGCTGAGGAAGAATTTGTCTTCGTCGCCGGCGGCCTGCTGGAAGTGCAGCCGGGCGCCGTGACGGTGCTGGCCGACACCGCGATTCGCGGCAAGGATCTGGACGAAGTCAAAGCGGCAGCGGCCAAGAAACGTGCCGAAGAAGCGCTGGCGAACAACACCTCCGGTATCGACTACGCGAAAGCGCAAGCCGAACTGGCGGCAGCGATCGGCCAACTGGCCGCGATCGCCAAACTGCGCGCCAAGCACTAA
- a CDS encoding MarR family winged helix-turn-helix transcriptional regulator — protein sequence MSAPPKPPRLVFLLNRAQRAIQKWIEGSPDSWEGISSAQVGLLFLLTSKDEASVGEIAEALRVAPAAVTNLSKRMQGAGLIERVADAADGRLTRLRLTAAGKAASTQSSLVLQGLNSQLTAGFSQEELAVVARWLDHAAKLPGDDAPGV from the coding sequence ATGAGCGCGCCGCCGAAGCCGCCGCGCCTGGTCTTCCTGCTGAACCGAGCCCAGCGCGCGATCCAGAAATGGATTGAAGGCAGTCCCGATTCCTGGGAGGGGATTTCCTCGGCGCAGGTGGGGCTGTTGTTCCTGCTGACGTCGAAAGACGAGGCCTCGGTCGGCGAAATCGCCGAAGCCTTGCGGGTGGCCCCGGCGGCGGTCACCAACCTGTCCAAGCGTATGCAAGGTGCCGGCCTGATCGAACGCGTCGCCGATGCCGCCGATGGCCGCCTGACGCGCTTGCGTTTGACTGCGGCCGGTAAAGCCGCCAGCACCCAGTCGAGTTTGGTTTTACAAGGCTTGAATAGCCAATTGACTGCCGGATTCTCGCAGGAAGAGTTGGCCGTCGTTGCCCGCTGGCTGGATCACGCCGCGAAACTGCCCGGGGACGACGCGCCGGGCGTTTGA